In a single window of the Delftia tsuruhatensis genome:
- the lptE gene encoding LPS assembly lipoprotein LptE → MQKRTLLTALALAPLLGACGFRLRGVPTFVFRTLYIQAGRGSPVARELQRNLASASDKLTVLRDPASPDDAEAIFQIVSERQERVIVGMNALGQVRELQLRLRVRFKLRTPNGDEPIPETEILQQRDVTYNETNALSKEAEEAMLYKDMRTDIVQQLLRRLAAVKSLT, encoded by the coding sequence ATGCAAAAACGTACGCTGCTCACCGCCCTGGCCCTGGCTCCGCTGCTGGGGGCCTGCGGCTTTCGCCTGCGGGGGGTGCCGACCTTCGTGTTCCGCACGCTCTACATCCAGGCCGGGCGGGGGTCGCCGGTGGCGCGCGAACTGCAGCGCAACCTGGCCAGCGCCAGCGACAAGCTGACCGTGCTGCGCGACCCGGCCTCGCCCGACGATGCCGAGGCGATCTTCCAGATCGTCAGCGAGCGGCAGGAGCGGGTCATCGTCGGCATGAACGCCCTGGGCCAGGTGCGCGAGCTTCAGCTGCGCCTGCGCGTGCGCTTCAAGCTGCGCACGCCCAATGGCGACGAGCCGATTCCCGAGACCGAGATCCTTCAGCAGCGCGATGTGACGTACAACGAAACCAACGCGCTGTCCAAGGAAGCCGAGGAGGCTATGCTCTACAAGGACATGCGCACCGACATCGTGCAGCAATTGCTGCGCCGTCTGGCGGCCGTGAAAAGCCTGACATGA